CGCGCCTTCGGAGGTGCTCGCGCCGTCGAGGGTGCTCACGCCTTCTCCACGGCGAAGCCGGCCCGGATCCACTTGGAGGACTCGACCGAGACGCCGACCGCCCGGTCGCCGCTCGTCATCCGGTCGAGGATCCGTTCGAGCTGGAAGAACGGGGTGGCGTTGCCGGTGTTGCCGGTCCGGCGCACACAGCTGACCTCCTGCGCGCCGGGCAGCGCGAGGCGCTCCATGATCTGGGTCGTCATCCGCCCCGACAGCTGCGGCGGCAGAACGTAGTCGACGTCGCCGGGCTTCCAGCCGACGTCCGCCAGCAGCTCGGCGAGGATCTCCTCGCTCATCACCGGGACCAGTTCCTCGATGGCCTTGTAGTCCTCGGCGACAGTCGGCGAGTCCGGGCCGGGCGGGCGGGCCCCGAACCAGTCCAGCGACTGGCCCGGTGCCCGGCCGAGACCGGTGAGTCGGGTGCTCACCTGCCGGATCGTCACCGCCGCCGGGGTGGGGTCGACGCTCAGCACCGCCGCGCCCGCGCCGTCACCGAACAGCATGTAGTTGATCAGTTCGCGGGGTGGCAGCCGGGAGAAGTCCGCGCCGTAGTCGAAGACCTTCGTGCCGAC
This is a stretch of genomic DNA from Parafrankia irregularis. It encodes these proteins:
- a CDS encoding 3-oxoacyl-ACP synthase III family protein, producing the protein MTDASDVHILGVGTALPGAPVDNPTLAARLGLDTYWGQWIDHFVGTDTRHMSVDLDSGEVVSTLADLGETAARLALAAAGLGPDAVDLIVMGTATPDKLMPTTVNVVADRLGIDGVPTFQLQSGCTGAFQALAVASRLLVAGGPRTALVLGGDVGTKVFDYGADFSRLPPRELINYMLFGDGAGAAVLSVDPTPAAVTIRQVSTRLTGLGRAPGQSLDWFGARPPGPDSPTVAEDYKAIEELVPVMSEEILAELLADVGWKPGDVDYVLPPQLSGRMTTQIMERLALPGAQEVSCVRRTGNTGNATPFFQLERILDRMTSGDRAVGVSVESSKWIRAGFAVEKA